From the Leptolyngbya sp. O-77 genome, one window contains:
- a CDS encoding Dps family protein encodes MTTTLEARQTALVKALNREQANTLVAYLNYKKYHWMTYGPLFRDLHLLFEEHGNEIFAMLDELAERSLMLDGTPIADPADYLPAATVKPSKGKLKVREMVEEAIATHEHIITEMHEDAELADDAGDIGTADLLTRLVQVHQKHRWFLKEILKQGDGLLDG; translated from the coding sequence ATGACAACGACACTAGAGGCTCGTCAAACTGCTTTGGTCAAGGCGCTGAATCGCGAACAAGCGAATACGCTGGTCGCCTACTTGAACTACAAGAAGTATCACTGGATGACCTACGGACCGCTGTTTCGTGACCTGCATCTGCTGTTTGAAGAACATGGCAATGAGATTTTTGCCATGCTAGACGAGCTGGCCGAGCGGAGCCTGATGCTGGATGGCACGCCGATTGCCGACCCCGCAGACTATCTGCCTGCCGCCACTGTGAAGCCGTCTAAGGGCAAGCTGAAGGTGCGGGAGATGGTGGAAGAGGCGATCGCCACTCACGAACACATCATCACGGAAATGCATGAAGATGCTGAACTGGCGGACGATGCGGGCGATATCGGGACGGCTGACTTGCTGACCCGTCTGGTACAGGTTCACCAGAAGCACCGCTGGTTCCTGAAGGAGATCCTGAAGCAAGGTGATGGACTGCTAGATGGCTAG